In the Terriglobus sp. RCC_193 genome, TGAACGGTGCCACCGCGCAGGCGGATGTTCTTGGCATCTTCGGACGCGAAGGCCTTTCGCTGGCAACGCGCTGGATCGCACCGCCGGATGGTTCACCGACCTTCTTCGCTATGCAGATGTATCGCAACTACGACGGCCGCAGCGGCAGCTTTGGCGATGTGAGCATTGCAGCATCCGCGCCCGACCCGGATACCATCAGCGCATTTGCCGCGGAACGCAATGCAGACCACGCTATTACAGTGATGGTCATCAATAAACAACTCCACGAAGCTGCAAATATTCATGTTTCACTGCGTAGTATGCCAGACTCCGGCACAGTGGAGACGCACACACTTTCGTTAGGCAAGTTATCGACTTCTTTGCCAACCGGGTACCGCAACGGCGTAATTTCATCCGTTCTTCCCGCGCAAAGCATTACTCTGTTCGTTGTGCATGGACATGGCAGCTGATACTCGCGAACCTTCCAACTCCTCTGCGTCACGCGCCGGTGCCCTTACCCGTACGCTGGCCACGGCAAGCACGCGCCTGTTGGATTTACCTACGCGCTACGGCCTGCATTTTCTCATCGCCTTGCGTCTTGGTATTGAGGATGTGGGCGCGTTCTACATTGTCTTCAGCGTCATGACCATGGCCTCAGGACTGGGGCGGCTGGGCGTGGACCGTGCGATGACGCGTGAAGTCGCTGCTGCGTTGGGGCGCGATCTTCCCAGCACCGCGCGTCGTATCGCATGGCGCGGCATGCGCCTCACGCTACTGAACTCCGCACTGATTACTCTGGCCTTGGTATTGCTCGCGAAACCGATCGCCTTATACCTCCTGCACAAACCAGCAATGGCGATTCCGCTGGCGATTGGTGCGATCTCCATCTTCCCGCAGAACATCGCCAATGCAGCAGCCGGTGTGCTGGCAGGTCTGGGCCGTGTGGCCACCAGCCAGATGATCTATCAGTGGTTGTGGCCGGCGATCTTCTGCGCCGGTGCACTCGTGTTTCATCTGGATGTCAATCGCACACTGCTGCTGATTGTGGCAGCCATGCTTTTGAATGCGGTCTTTGGCGTGGCGCTCATGTTGCGTGTGTTGCCAGTGCGACATGCGGAACATCAGGCGCTGGATGTGCCTTCACTGTCACGTCTCGGTGTGCAGTTATTCAGTGCGGAGCTTCTGCAACTTGCGATTTCTTCCGCTCCGCCTTTCATCCTTGGCATCGCGGCCTCCACGACAGAGGTTGCCCGCTACGCTGTGGTGTGGCGCATTGTGCTTCTGTTGAACCTGCTGGTTTCCGCAATGGCTGCTGTCGCTTCGCCGCAGTTTGCTGCTGCGTCTGCGCGTGGTGATCGTGCAACGCTGCGCCGCGTTGCGCAGCAGACGGTTGGTGTAACGGTTGTTCTCTCTGTGCTGCCCACGCTTTTCCTTGCGATCAATCCGGTGTTCTTCCTCAGCCGTTTCGGAGCGGGTTACGCACCAGCAGCTCCGGCCATGCGCATCCTTCTGCTTGGTCAGTTTTCTCTTATCCTGTGCGCGGGCGTTCCGGAACTGCTGGGTATGACGGGCCACGCCCGCACCCTGCTGAAGATCAATGCTGTTTCCATGACTGTTCTTCTACTGGGTTTGGGTGTGCTCACACCGCATTTCACGGATGCAGGAGCTGCGGCAGGAACGGCGCTTGCCATGCTGGTGAATGCCATTGGAGTCAGCTTTGCCGCGAAGCATGACCTGGGTCTTATGCCTCTTTGGAATGTTCTTCAGGATGGTCGTTTACAGCTTCGTCAACGACTTAGCCCAGCCACTCCTGAAGACGCACCGATTGATGAAGATATCACCGACACCAGCAATGTCTAACAGCGATTCCGCTTTGGGAACGCAATATCTTCGACGCGTTGTTTTCTATTGAAATCGCAGGAAAATGCATGTTTCCGGTGCTATACTTCGGCTATTCCCGCTAAAGGTCAGCGATTCCTGAATGTCGGCAGAAACACCATTGTCAGTAAGGAATCTGCCGTATCAGCCAGGCACCATCGACGAAGTCGCGATGCGTGTGGTGCAGCATGCAGAGGCAAAGGGACCCACACATCTTGTCATCGCGATTAACGGACAGGTCTTTGTGCTCGCCCATCAGCAGCCTCGCTTTGCCGATGTGATTCGTCGCGCAGAGGAAGTTGTTCTCGACGGCATCTCCGTTTTTCTGGCCACGCGCGCACTGCGTGATTCTCATGCACATCGAGTGCAGGGCGTGGAGCTGGTCACACGTATCTGCGAATGCGCAAATGCATACTCGCAGCGCGTGATGCTGCTGGGCGGTCGTCCCGGCGCGGGTGAGAAGATGAAGGAACTCCTCGCAGAGACATGCCCGAATCTGATCGTTGATGTGTATTGCCCACCATTTGGTTTTGAGCGCACGGAAGAAGGTTTGGAAGCTGTACGCGAGGCCATTCGCAACTTCGCCCCCGATATTCTCTTCGTTGCTTTCGGCGCGCCCAAGCAGGAGTTCTTCATGGACCAGCACATTCGTCTTATGAATGTGCCTGTTGCAATGGCCGTAGGTGGCAGCTTTGAGATGATCAGCGGCATGGTTCGCCGCGCTCCCGCATGGATGCAGATGATCGGCATGGAGTGGCTTTTCCGGACCATCCTGGAGCCGCGCCGCCTGCTCTGGCGTTACGTTTATACGAATACGGTCTTTATCTGGCTTTTCCTGTGCGAGCGGTTTTCGCGCGTGGAAACAAACGCATAAGTCGCACGCTCATTTTGTGCGTTGATCTTTTCGGAAAGGGATCATCGAACGCCATGCCCCTCTATCGCGCACGCGCCCCGCTTCGTCTCGGTCTTGCTGGCGGTGGCACAGACGTTTCTCCTTACTGTGATCTCTTCGGTGGAGCTGTTCTCAACGCCACCATCAGCCTCTTCGCACATACCACGCTACAGACGAACACGGACAACTGCATCCGGTTCATCGCGCAGGATCTGAACATTGTGGAAGAGTTTCCTGTGGACGCTCCTATTCCAGAGGACAACAAACTCTCACTGCATCGCGGTGTTTACAACCGCATGATTAGCGATTATCGCAATGGCAAACGCGAGCCGCTGACACTCATCACGCATTGTGATGCGCCTGCAGGCAGTGGTCTTGGATCGTCGTCCACCATGGTCGTCTCCATGTTGCGCGCATTTGATGAAGCATGGAGCCTCGCTCTCGGCGAATACGATCTTGCACAGCTTGCCTTCGCGATTGAGCGTATCGACATCGGCCTGCATGGTGGTCGGCAGGACCAGTACGCGGCAGCCTTCGGCGGATTCAACTTCATGGAGTTCCATGACACGACGCAGGTATTGGTCAACCCGCTGCGTGTGCGGTCGGACATCATCGCGGAACTCGAAGCATCATTGATTCTCTTCTACACCGGTAAATCGCGCTCTTCCGCGGCCATCATCGAAGAGGAATCGAAGAACGTCCGCGACAAGAACGAAGACGCTATGGACGCGATGCATCGTACGAAGCAGGAAGCCTTCCACATGAAAGCTGCTCTGCTTCGCGGTGAAGTACACGTTATGGGCGACATCATGAAGGAGGCGTGGCGGCAAAAGAAGCGTCTCGCATCCAGTATTTCCAACGCCACCATTGACGCGCTCTACGACACGGCACTCCGCGAAGGCGCATACTGCGGCAAGGTCTCCGGTGCAGGTGGCGGCGGTTTCATGATGTTCCTCGTCGATCCTGCGCGGCGACTACGTGTGGAAGCTGCATTGAACGTAACCGAAGCGGGCCGCACCGTGGCGTGTAGCTTCATGGGCGAAGGCGCTACGGCATGGCGCGCACGATAACAGAACGGAGCGACGCCTGATGGAAGCCATTATCCTTGCCGGGGGGAAGGGAACGCGCCTTGCTGGCGTTGTTCCCAATCTGCCTAAGCCCATGGCACCCATCGCCGGGAAACCGTTTCTTTGGTATCTTCTGCAATCGCTGCAGCAACAGGGATTCACTCGCGTCATTCTCTCAATCGGCCACCTCGCCGCAGAGATTCGCAATGGCTTCGCACATCGGGATGGCCCGCTGGAAGTTATCTTCTGCGAAGAAAACGAACCGCTTGGGACCGGCGGAGCGATTCGTGCTGCAATGCGCATGGCACAGGGTGAATCCGTCTTCGTTCTCAACGGTGACACCTTCGCCACTGTGGATTACGCTGCGATGCAGCAACAACATGTTGCTACGGCGAGCACACTTAGTCTTGCATTGATGCCGGTTCCTGACACCACACGTTATGGCGCAGTTCAGGTGGACGGAACACACGTGATGGGCTTTTCAGAGAAGGGGCGTTCCGGTCCGGGTTACATTAACGCAGGCGTTTATCTTATGCAACGCAATCTGCTGGAAACTCTCCAGCTGCCAGAACGGTTTTCCTTTGAAGAGCAGGTACTCATGCAGTATCTTCGCGACCTGCGTCCCACTGCATTTCTTGCCAGCGGATACTTCATCGACATTGGAATCCCGGAAGACTACGCACGTGCACAGGAAGAGCTCCCTCGCCAGATGTTCTTCAAGGAATAAATAGCCAGCAACCCAGGTCACTTTGGCCGTTTGGACTGGCAGCGAATGTCACGCGTGAAGCGTAATGCGCCATCGATCTCTGCTCTTCCCTATGCAATGACAGCATCATCCTCCATCCGACATAATGGATGCTATGTCTGATGGCACACAGCGCCAGTCCAATGCGGACCGCGTCAAGCACGAATTATTGAGCCGCATCATGGATGGCCGCATGGCTCCCGGCCAGCGCATCGTGGAACTCCAGATCGCGAATGAAATGAAGACCAGCCAGGGACCCGTGCGCGAGGCACTGCGCGAACTGGAGGCGATGGATCTCATCATCACGGAACCTTACAAGGGGACGCGCGTTCGCGAGATCACGCCCAAGCAGGTAGAGGATGCCTATGACGTTCGTGCAGCACTGGAGCGGCTCGCCGCGGTTTCTGCTGCAAAATACTTCAAGGGCAATGTTGTGACATTGCGTAAACAGGCGAGCGCGGTAGAATCGGCGGCACGGCAGAAGAACCAAAGTGCCTACGGCCATCATGATGTGCAGTTCCATCGCATGATCGTTGCTGCTGCAAACAACCGCGCGTTGTTACGAAGCTGGGAAGCACTGGCGTATGAAGTGCGCATTGCCACGCGTCTCGGCAAAACACATGTTGATTTACTGGAAGCGCAGGCCATTCACTGGCAGGTTATTGAAGCCCTGGAAAAAGGCAACGGTGCCGCTGCCGGTCGCATGTTGGCAGCCAATGTTGTTACAGCTTTCCACCCTCACGATTCCCCTTAAGGACTTTGCACTATGAAATTAGGTCTTCTCACAGCAGTGTTCGGCCAACTGAACTTCGACCAGCTTCTGGAAGAGTTGAAGAAGTATCCGCAATTACAGGCTCTTGAATTTGGCACAGGTAACTTCCCGGGCGATAGCCATGTTGGTCTTGACGATCTTCTTGCCTCACCGCAGCGTGCCAAGGATTTCCGCCGCCGCGTGGAAGATACCGGCCGCATCATCAGCGCGCTCTCCTGTCATGGCAATCCCATCCATCCTGACCCCGCGGTTGCTGCGCGAGAAGATAAGATAATTCGCAAAACTATCCAGCTTGCGCAACTGCTGGAAGTGCCCGTGGTGAACACCTTCAGCGGCTGCCCCGGCGCGGGCCCGCAGGACAAGATTCCGAACTGGATCACAACCCCCTGGCCGCCGGAATATTCTGATGCTCTGGACTGGCAGTGGAACGAACGCGTGATTCCTTACTGGAAAGAAACAGCCACCTTCGCTGCGGACCACGGCATTCGGGTCGCGCTGGAAGCGCATCCTGGCTTCGTGGTGTACAACCCCGAGACGGCACTGCGACTGCGTGAAGCTGCGGGCAAGAGCATCGGCGTGAACTTCGACCCGAGCCATTTCTGGTGGCAGGGAATCGACATTCCCACAGCCATCGCAGACCTTGGCGAGGCCATCTTCCACTTCCATGCAAAAGATGTCTTCATCTCTCCGAACAACCGCGCCAAGAACGGCGTGCTGGACACGAAGAGCTATCGCCACATGCCGCAGCGTTCGTGGCTCTTTCGTTCCGTCGGCTGGGGGCACGGCGAACTCGAATGGAAATCCATCGCTTCCGCTCTGCGGCTTGCAGGCTACGACTACGTTCTCTCCATTGAGCATGAGGACGCGCTTGCCAGCATCCACGAAGGCTTAAGCTCTGCCATCAACATGCTTACACGCGTCCTGCTGACCGAACCGCAGGTGGAGCCGTGGTGGACGTAGGGGAACCGGTTGCATGAAATGCAAACAGAAAGGGGATGCGAAGAACTCGCATCCCCTTTCTACTGTTGTTGTGATCGTTTAGATAGTGCCTTCTGCTACAGCCGTGCCTGTTGTGGCTTCCACCACCAGTGGCGTGGTGCTCAGCGTGGAATCCGCGTCGTCTTCGTTGTCCTTGAAGATGGCGGTGAACAACACCAGAACCACCAGAGACAGGCCTGCCGCCACGATCCAGATGGCGTGCCAGTTGTGCGCTGTGGTGCCATCGGCCAGTGTGGTGGCATACTTGTCCACCACCACACCGCTGAGCCATGCGCCCACCAGCATGCCCACACCATAGGTGATCAGCGTGATCAGGCCCTGTGCGGCGCTGCGGTAGGCCAGCGGAGCCTTACGATCGGTGTAGATCTGGCCTGTGACGAAGAAAAAGTCATAGCAGATGCCGTGCAGCAAAATGCCAAGCCATAACATCCACACGCCCGAGCCGGGGTTGCCATAAGAGAAGGCAACGTAGCGAAGCACCCATGCCAGCATGCCGCTGACCAGCATCCACTTCACGCCCAGGCGGCGGAAGAACCATGGGATGAGCAACATGCAGCCAAGTTCGCTCATCTGGCCACCGGTCATGATGCCGGCTGCGTTGTGCACCTGCAGCTGGTTCAGGAAAGGGTTGGTGAAGGCATAGTAGAACTGCAGCGGAATGCAGATGAGGAATGACGCAATCGCGAAGATCAGGAAGCTCTTATCGCGGAACATGCGGCGCACTTCCACCGGGAATAGATTGCCCACGGAGAAGGGTTCCGTAGCCTGCGGTGGTGTGGACGGCAACGTCAACGAATAGAAGGCCATGACCACGGAGGCAATCGCGGAGATGCGCAGTGGCAGGGCAGTAGCGTCGGCGTGGAAGTAGCTGATCAGCAGGCCAGCACAGATCCAGCCAATGGTGCCCAGCACACGGATGGGTGCGAACTCCGTCTTGGGGTTATTGATGTGGCGGAAGGCAACCGTATTTGCCAACCCCAGCGTGGGCATGAAGAGTACCGCGTAAGTCAGGATGATGCCGTATAGCGGACCGTAGTGTGTCTGGTTCGACGCCAGATATAGCAGCACGGCGCCAATGAGATGCAGCAGTGCCAGCATGTACTGCGCGGGCATCAGGTTATCGGCAACCCATCCTGCAAGAAACGGCGAGACAAGCGCGCCAATGGCGGTGCTACCTACAATCCACCCGGTTTGCACACCGGAGAAGTGCAGCGTCTGGCTCACCCAGGTGCTGACGGTCACATACCATCCACCCCAGATGAAGAACTCCAGGAACATCATCGCTGCCAGTTTTACCTTGGTCATTCGGGCTTTATCTCCATGGAATGCGGCGATCACCGCAGAAAGATTCGCAATTTGGCGTGCCTCGTGAGCATAGCCTGTGGCTGGATGCAGAAGCAATGCGCGTCGCGCTTCCAGCGGTAAATTGCGTACCTGCCGCATAGGAACCTTGAGGCGTAAACTGCGTCTAACAACATAGGGCTTCGTGCGCCCGGGAGCTTCCTCCAATGAAATTGAAGAATCTGGTTCTCCTTACCACCCTTGCCGCCGTTCCGGTCGTGCCCGTGGTTGCGCAGACCTCCGGTCAGCAGACGCCTACCTCTACCACGTCCTCTAATCCCGGCAATACGCCGCAGTCGAAGTCGCCCACCAACGGCGGACCTACCGGCGACGGCCCGGTGACGGCCTCGAAGGATGATCTGGAGAAGGCGCGCGCGGAAGCTGCGAAGAATAATAATCAGCCCATTCCGGAACCCGGCGACGAGCTGAAGAAGGACATCAAGAAGGGCTCTACGGAGGACGTCAACGCCACCGGTACGCGCGACATCGGTGGTCGCGGCCTGGGGAACTGGTTTTCAACGGACTGGGAAGTTCGCAACGGTAAGTCCTACGCGGTCGAAATCGAACGTTCCTCGCACCTCATCACAGATCCCGTCATTGTCGAATATGTGAACCGTGTTGGCCAGAACATCGTGAAGAACTCCGATGCCAAGGTGCCGTTCACCATCAAGGTTATCGATTCCGACGAGATCAACGCCATGGCTTTGCCCGGTGGTTTTTTCTACGTGAACAGCGGCCTCATCCTGGCCGCGGACAATGAAAGCGAACTCGCCGGTGTGATGGCGCACGAGATCGCGCATGTGTGTGCGCACCACGCAGCCCGCCAGATGACGCGTCTGGAGTACATGCAGCTTTCCACCGTGCCCCTGATCTTCATGGGCGGCTACACGGCATACGGCATCTACGAGGCATCGCAGCTGGCCATTCCGCTTGGCTTTCTGAAGTTCTCGCGTAACTTTGAGGCGGAAGCCGACTACCTCGGCATTCAATACGCCTATCGCTCCGGGTACGATCCTCAGGGCCTTATCACCATGTTTGAAAAGCTGGACGCGTTAGAGAAGCGCAAGCCTGGCGTTCTGGCACGCGCCTTCTCTGACCACCCGCAGACACCGGATCGCATTGATCGTTCTGAGCAGGAGATTGCCACTATCCTGCCCTCGCGTCCGGATTATCTGGTCACGTCGTCTGAATTCGACGACATCAAGGCACGGCTGGCTCGCATTCAGAACAAACGCAAGGTCGACGGTGGCAAGGACGGCAACAAACCCACGCTGCGCCGCACCACTGCCAGTAACAACGACCCGGCCAGCACGCAGGACAGCGGCAATAGCAATGACAACCGCCCGGTGCTCAACCGCCGCGATTAACCTCTCTTCCGTGACTCGAAAAGGCCCGCAACCAGCGGGCCTTTCGTATGCGGTAAAGAAGCAGAATGATATTCTTGTTGAGGAAACGCAAAATCTAACCTATCGATTTTCGATCCGGACGAGACGCGCCGTACCCGGTAAGGACAAGACGACGCAGCGGAGCGTCTCTTCATGTCGAACCCCTGGGTTCTTATCTTTGTCGCGGGTCTTCTTGAAACCACATGGGCCGTTGGCCTGAAATACACACATGGTTTCACTCGCCTGTTTCCCAGCATCTTTACTCTCATCGCTCTCGCAGGCAGCATGTATCTGCTGGCCCGTGCAGCGCAGACGCTTCCTATTGGTACTGCATACGCTGTGTGGGTAGGCATCGGCGCTGTGGGAGCAACCATCCTCGGCATTGCACTTTTCGATGAGCCGGCAACAGCTCCGCGCCTGCTCTTCCTCACGATGTTGATCGGTTCCATCCTTGGCCTGAAGTACACGTCGCACTAAAGGTTTCTTCACTTGCGTTTCTTCTGAACGGAAAGCAGGACCGTTGCACAGATGCGGTCCTGCTTCTGCTTTGCGCTTGTTTGCGTGGAGCAATACCGCGTTGCCGATCTACAATCAACCGCAATGCGTATTCGAACCCTTCTTGCCACGCTTCTTTTCGCGGCCACAGCCACGGCGCAGTCCACTTTTACGAATCCGGTGCTCGATCACGGTCCTGATCCGTGGGTGATTCGTTACAAGGGTTCGTATTTCTACATGAACACCACCGGCAAAGACCTGCAGATTCGCAAGACCACGGACATGGCTGTTCTGGATAAGGCTGCGCCGGTCATCGTGTGGACACCCGAACCAGGTCACGAATGGTCAAAGGAACTATGGGCGCCGGAACTGCATCGCTGGGGCAATAAGTGGTACATCTACTTCGCCGCGGACGCTGGCAAGAATGAAGATCATCGCATCTATGTCGTCGAGAATCCGTCGGACGATCCCACGCAGGGCACATGGATACTGAAGGGGAAGGTTGCCGATAGCACGGACAAGTGGGCCATTGACGCATCTGTCTTTGAGCATCGCGGTCAGCATTACATCATCTGGTCGGGCTGGCAGGGCGATCACGACGGCGAACAGGATATCTTCATCGCGCATATGAGTAACCCGTGGACCATCGACAGTCCACGCACACTCATTGGCAAGCCAACATATGAGTGGGAGTTGCACGGCGATCTGCCGGGACGCCACGTCAACGTGAATGAAGGCCCGGAGTTCCTGCCGCATGGTGATAAGGTTTTCGTCACCTTCTCCGCGAACGGCTGCTGGACAGACTTCTATTCGCTGGGCGAACTGGAAGTGAAGGCAAACGCGAACCTGCTCGACGCAAAGAGCTGGACGAAGATCGATCATCCGTTCTTCACCACCGAACCATCAGCACACGCTTACAGCCCCGGCCACAATGGATTTTTCACTGCGCCCAACGGTCAAAACTGGATCATCTATCACGCCAATCCAGAGGCAGGACAGGGCTGCGGCAATCACCGCTCGCCCCGCATCCAGCCATTTACCTGGAACGCGGATGGTACGCCGAATTTCGGCAAGCCAGTGCCCATTAACCAGCCCATGCCTTCCCCGAGGTGACAATCGGATGCACGTCAGTCTCACACGCCTGCGTATTCGCTCCCTGCGTTTTCTTCCCGGGTTCGTGGTGTATGCGCTGCGGTCGGAATCGCAGGTACGCAGCGCGGCAGGCTTTCGCAAAGGCTCGCTGCTGCCGGACCGCAAGCTTACTTTCTGGACTATGACCCTGTGGGACAGTCCAGAGAGCATGCGTGCGTATATGACCTCCGGAGCGCACAAGGCAGCCATGCCAAAGCTATTGCATTGGTGCGATCAGGCCTGCGTAACGCATTGGGAGACGGATGAAGATGAGTGCCCTCATGGGAGTATGCAGCCTCTCGCATGCGAAGCCAGGGACGTCCCTCTAAGGTGCTTCATCCGGCGTCCGGTCACGTTGACCTTACCTTTGATCCGCCGCGTCTGCGTCCGTTCAAACCCATCAAGCCGCGCTAAGCGAAAACCTTCGAACCAAACTGGAATCCAATCATCATGAGTGATCTTGTTCTTGTCACCGGCGGCACTGGCTTTGTCGGTATCCACTGCATCGTCGCGTTGTTACGCCAGGGCTATCGTGTTCGCACGACGGTACGTTCGCTTGATCGCAGTCATGAAATCAGCAATATGCTGGCGTGTGCAGGTCTGGGTGATAGCCATGTTGAATTCTGTACGACTGACCTTACTTCTGACACAGGTTGGCCCGAGGCCGTTGCAGGCTGCCGTTATGTACTCCACGTGGCTTCGCCGTTCTTCTTTGGCAAGGATGAGAAGACCATGGACCTGACCACACCCGCTCGCGAGGGCACACTTCGTGTTCTTCGCGCAGCACGCGATGCAGGTGTGGAGCGAGTCGTTCTAACCAGTTCCTTTGCCGCTATTGGCTATGGGCATCCGGATCGTTCCACATCTTTTACGGAAGAAGACTGGACCAACGTAGACGGCGATGACGTGAGTCCATACATCCGCAGCAAAGCCATTGCCGAACGTGCCGCATGGGACTTCCTTGCGCGCGAAGGTGGCAATCTTCAACTTGCATCGGTTAACCCGGTTGGCATCTTCGGTCCTGCACTTGGTCCAAAGCTCTCGACGTCGGTGCAGATTCTTCAACGCATGTTGAAAGGCGAATTTCCCGGTGTTCCCCGCATCGCGTTTGGTGCCGTCGATGTTCGCGATGTCGCTGACCTCGAACTCCTTGCCATGACACATCCTGAGGCCAATGGCCAACGCTTTCTCGCTATCAGCGGTAACGCTGTCCCGTTTATCGAATACGCAAATATCCTGCGCCAACACCTTGGTGCACGTGGTGCAAAGCTGCCCAAACGCGAAGTGTCGGATTGGATGATCCGTGCCTTCGCGGTCATCAGGCCAGAGGCAAAAGACCTGGTCCCGCAGCTTGGCAAACGTCGTCAGACAACGTCTGCGAAAGCGCAGCAACTCCTCGGCTGGCAACCGCGTTCTGTTGAAGAAGCCCTCAACTCCAGCGCCGACAGCCTCTTTGATCTCGGTCTCGTGTAAGCAAGAAAACCAGCGAAGCTTACACGAACGAAGTTCGTCATCCTGAGCGAAGCCGAAGGACCTGCTCTCCTTTGTGCTTTGTGCAATGCCAAAGGAAGAGCGGAAAACGATCTGCGCTAAGCTGGAAGCGCCATGCGAATCTTTGCCGGACTTGTCGCAATCCTTTGCCTCGCACTTCCCATCGCGGCACAGCAGAAACTCGCTTTCGACATCACCTCCGTGCGCGAGAACAAATCCGGCATCGGTCCCGGGAGCAAAGAACCGAATACCAATGTCCCACTCGGCCCCGGCAATGTTTACTCGCCTACCGGTGGCCAGCTTAATCTGCGCAATATTGAATTTCTTCAGATCATCTCCTTCGCGTGGAAACTGACGCTGCCGCAGCGCGATGCTTTCCGCGATATGGCCCCACCATGGGCACGCGAAGCGCGTTTCGACATTCAGGCGCGCACCGACAAGTCCGATGTCACCAAGGACGAACTTCGTCTCATGATGCGTTCCTTGCTTGAGGAACGCTTCGGCCTCGTCGTCCATTACGAGACCCGCACTGCATCCGTGTATTCGCTCCAACTCCTCAAGCCAGATACCTTTGGCCCGCACTTCCGCAAACACACCGGCACGTGTTCCACCGACTTCAAGGGCAAGACGACCGACGATGCGGATGCCGAAGGTTATCCCCAGGTGTGCGGCGGTCTCTTGATGCTTGCGGGCAGCAACAGCACGCACTTCCGCATCGGTGCACGTGATATGCCCATCACCGTCTTTGCCACTTCATTGACCGGTTGGGGCGACCTCGGTCGCCCTGTCGTGAACGACACTGGCATTACCGGCAACATCGACTTCATCCTCGACTTCATCCCTCCCTACGCGCAGGCAGCCGCTGGAGCAGACGTGGAAGGGCAGGGCTTTCAGGAAGCACTGCACAAGCAACTGGGAGTGAAACTGGAGCCGCAGAAACAGCCGGTGCCGGTTCTCGTACTCGACCACATCGATCATCTTTCAGAGAATTAAGACAGCGCGGTTATCATGCTGCCGTGCTCATTCGGACAGCTTTTCTCGCAGCAGGATTAATCGCCGCCACATCTCCCGCGCTTTCGCAGACCACGCTCAAAGCCATCTCAACAGATGCATCGCTGGTCACTGGCGGCGACGTTCTTGTGGAGTTGCACACGCTTGCGTCCAAGCCGTCCGTCACGCTTAACGGCACAGACGTCAGTCGCGCTTTCCACGCAGAAGGGCACAGTGATTATCTCGCGCTCGTCACCGGTCTGCGCAACGGAGCGAACACGCTGCGCAGCGGAACCGTATTGCTCACGCTGACGAACTACCCCATCGAAGGCCCTGTTTTCTCCGGCCCGCGCATGGCACCCTTCATCTGTCAGACCAACGATTTCAAACTTCCTGACGGAACAGCGCTGGGGAAACCGCTGGATGAAAACTGCTCCGTTCGCACAGTGGTTCAGTACGTGTATCTGCCGAAGAACTCTTTGCAATTCAAACCGCTGAAAGACCTCACCAAGGTCCCGCGCGACGTCGCCATCACCACTACGGCTTCCGGCAACACCGTCAACTTCATCGTCCGCGTGGAAACCGGAACCATGGATCGCGGCATCTACCAGAACGCTGTTCTCCACGATCCCACCAGCGAACCGCAACCCA is a window encoding:
- a CDS encoding M48 family metallopeptidase, giving the protein MKLKNLVLLTTLAAVPVVPVVAQTSGQQTPTSTTSSNPGNTPQSKSPTNGGPTGDGPVTASKDDLEKARAEAAKNNNQPIPEPGDELKKDIKKGSTEDVNATGTRDIGGRGLGNWFSTDWEVRNGKSYAVEIERSSHLITDPVIVEYVNRVGQNIVKNSDAKVPFTIKVIDSDEINAMALPGGFFYVNSGLILAADNESELAGVMAHEIAHVCAHHAARQMTRLEYMQLSTVPLIFMGGYTAYGIYEASQLAIPLGFLKFSRNFEAEADYLGIQYAYRSGYDPQGLITMFEKLDALEKRKPGVLARAFSDHPQTPDRIDRSEQEIATILPSRPDYLVTSSEFDDIKARLARIQNKRKVDGGKDGNKPTLRRTTASNNDPASTQDSGNSNDNRPVLNRRD
- the sugE gene encoding quaternary ammonium compound efflux SMR transporter SugE, which produces MSNPWVLIFVAGLLETTWAVGLKYTHGFTRLFPSIFTLIALAGSMYLLARAAQTLPIGTAYAVWVGIGAVGATILGIALFDEPATAPRLLFLTMLIGSILGLKYTSH
- a CDS encoding family 43 glycosylhydrolase, producing MRIRTLLATLLFAATATAQSTFTNPVLDHGPDPWVIRYKGSYFYMNTTGKDLQIRKTTDMAVLDKAAPVIVWTPEPGHEWSKELWAPELHRWGNKWYIYFAADAGKNEDHRIYVVENPSDDPTQGTWILKGKVADSTDKWAIDASVFEHRGQHYIIWSGWQGDHDGEQDIFIAHMSNPWTIDSPRTLIGKPTYEWELHGDLPGRHVNVNEGPEFLPHGDKVFVTFSANGCWTDFYSLGELEVKANANLLDAKSWTKIDHPFFTTEPSAHAYSPGHNGFFTAPNGQNWIIYHANPEAGQGCGNHRSPRIQPFTWNADGTPNFGKPVPINQPMPSPR
- a CDS encoding SDR family oxidoreductase gives rise to the protein MSDLVLVTGGTGFVGIHCIVALLRQGYRVRTTVRSLDRSHEISNMLACAGLGDSHVEFCTTDLTSDTGWPEAVAGCRYVLHVASPFFFGKDEKTMDLTTPAREGTLRVLRAARDAGVERVVLTSSFAAIGYGHPDRSTSFTEEDWTNVDGDDVSPYIRSKAIAERAAWDFLAREGGNLQLASVNPVGIFGPALGPKLSTSVQILQRMLKGEFPGVPRIAFGAVDVRDVADLELLAMTHPEANGQRFLAISGNAVPFIEYANILRQHLGARGAKLPKREVSDWMIRAFAVIRPEAKDLVPQLGKRRQTTSAKAQQLLGWQPRSVEEALNSSADSLFDLGLV
- a CDS encoding TIGR03435 family protein encodes the protein MRIFAGLVAILCLALPIAAQQKLAFDITSVRENKSGIGPGSKEPNTNVPLGPGNVYSPTGGQLNLRNIEFLQIISFAWKLTLPQRDAFRDMAPPWAREARFDIQARTDKSDVTKDELRLMMRSLLEERFGLVVHYETRTASVYSLQLLKPDTFGPHFRKHTGTCSTDFKGKTTDDADAEGYPQVCGGLLMLAGSNSTHFRIGARDMPITVFATSLTGWGDLGRPVVNDTGITGNIDFILDFIPPYAQAAAGADVEGQGFQEALHKQLGVKLEPQKQPVPVLVLDHIDHLSEN